Proteins co-encoded in one Halorussus lipolyticus genomic window:
- a CDS encoding PrsW family intramembrane metalloprotease: MEDERDPIADGATDSADLYDIATWEPRGLLDRISAGVYGALNAVAPYVVALFVLVVVLVELLLFGVAITSFRNPVVGAFVLLSVVPAFALAVYIWYADVTTSEPLWLLALTFLLSVLLASFAAIVNTLLQPVVTLVPVVGMTLFFYLVVAPVEETVKWLAVRLWAFRDARFDAVIDGAVYGAVAGLGFATIENAIYITQGLGSSAPLGADAIASAGQTAAVRLLAGPGHVIYSAFAGYYLGLAKFNRENAGPIVVKGLLIASFIHATYNTLVTYLNPILDLAGIAVAPGVAFIGFVVVYDSIFGYVLYRKISRYRKAYRQVNMGQSVTFEDAAGEGERVGPAESDGGSEGKSE, translated from the coding sequence ATGGAAGATGAACGCGACCCGATTGCGGACGGTGCGACCGACTCGGCGGACCTCTACGACATTGCCACGTGGGAGCCTCGAGGACTGCTCGACCGGATTTCGGCCGGGGTGTACGGTGCGCTGAATGCAGTCGCGCCCTACGTCGTCGCGCTGTTCGTACTCGTCGTCGTCTTGGTCGAACTGCTCCTGTTCGGGGTCGCCATCACGTCCTTCAGGAACCCCGTCGTCGGCGCGTTCGTCCTGCTGTCGGTGGTGCCCGCCTTCGCGCTGGCGGTCTACATCTGGTACGCCGACGTGACGACCTCCGAACCGCTCTGGTTGCTGGCGCTGACCTTCCTGTTGAGCGTCCTGCTTGCGAGTTTCGCGGCCATCGTCAACACGCTCCTCCAGCCGGTGGTCACGCTGGTCCCGGTGGTCGGGATGACGCTGTTCTTCTACCTCGTGGTCGCGCCGGTCGAGGAGACCGTCAAATGGCTCGCAGTCCGGCTCTGGGCGTTCAGAGACGCCCGGTTCGACGCGGTTATCGACGGCGCGGTCTACGGCGCGGTGGCGGGCCTCGGCTTCGCCACCATCGAGAACGCCATCTACATCACGCAGGGCCTCGGCTCGTCGGCCCCGCTCGGTGCCGACGCCATCGCCAGCGCGGGCCAGACCGCCGCGGTCCGCCTGCTGGCCGGGCCGGGCCACGTCATCTACTCGGCGTTCGCGGGCTACTACCTCGGGTTGGCCAAGTTCAACCGGGAGAACGCGGGTCCTATCGTGGTCAAGGGCCTCCTCATCGCGTCGTTCATCCACGCGACCTACAACACGCTGGTCACCTACCTCAACCCGATTCTGGACCTCGCCGGGATTGCGGTCGCGCCCGGCGTGGCGTTCATCGGCTTCGTCGTGGTCTACGACAGCATCTTCGGCTACGTCCTCTACCGGAAGATTTCGCGCTACCGGAAGGCCTACCGGCAGGTCAACATGGGCCAGAGCGTTACGTTCGAGGACGCCGCGGGAGAGGGCGAGCGCGTCGGTCCAGCCGAGAGCGACGGCGGTTCCGAGGGCAAGTCGGAGTAG
- a CDS encoding S8 family serine peptidase, whose translation MTKDNNGVSRRNVLKTAGGAVAATGLASLAGAKGTVEINVGFRGDKARQAARNAANDVVREFNSLDIITIRASANAARGLAKRKNVRYVEKNGKVHAHAQTLPWGIDRVDADVAHSNGETGSGADIAILDTGIDKDHPDLQANLGTGKDFSGKGTWDDGDGHGTHCAGIANAVNNSEGVVGVSTEATLHAGKVLGDDGSGSFSDVAAGIEWAADQGYDVASLSLGASSGTSALKDAVDYAYNNGVLVVSSAGNSGPCSDCVGYPAAYSNAMAISSTDEDDSLSSFSSTGSEIELAAPGGSVYSTYAGGGYDTLSGTSMSCPHVSGAGAQLMANGASNTEARSTLKNTAEDIGLGSNEQGAGLLDVEAAINGDTGGGGGGDCLDATQWPSGTGSSGSENIDAVTVTGQFSESSADNAYEDFTCSGPITVSAGGSFDIELDFSDGGYDGHYGNVYVDWDQNGDWSTATETQIMSNVNDDTSTYTATVDVPSDAATGQTLVRVRLSWNSFEEPGVTGDYGEVNDFTVEVQ comes from the coding sequence ATGACAAAAGATAACAACGGAGTTTCGAGGCGGAACGTGCTGAAGACGGCTGGCGGTGCGGTGGCCGCGACCGGACTGGCCAGTCTGGCCGGTGCGAAGGGCACGGTCGAAATCAACGTCGGTTTCCGCGGCGACAAAGCGCGACAGGCGGCGCGCAACGCCGCGAACGACGTGGTCCGAGAGTTCAATTCGCTCGACATCATCACTATCCGCGCGTCGGCGAACGCCGCGCGAGGACTCGCCAAGCGAAAGAACGTCCGCTACGTCGAGAAGAACGGCAAAGTTCACGCTCACGCTCAGACCCTGCCGTGGGGCATCGACCGCGTGGACGCCGACGTAGCACACAGCAACGGCGAGACCGGCAGTGGTGCCGACATCGCCATCCTCGACACCGGTATCGACAAAGACCACCCCGACCTGCAGGCCAACCTCGGTACGGGTAAGGACTTCTCGGGCAAGGGCACGTGGGACGACGGCGACGGTCACGGGACCCACTGCGCTGGTATCGCCAACGCGGTCAACAACTCGGAAGGCGTCGTGGGCGTCTCCACCGAGGCCACGCTCCACGCCGGCAAGGTGCTGGGCGACGACGGGAGCGGTTCGTTCTCGGACGTTGCGGCCGGCATCGAGTGGGCCGCAGACCAAGGCTACGACGTTGCGAGCCTCAGCCTCGGCGCGAGTTCGGGCACCTCGGCACTCAAGGATGCCGTGGATTACGCCTACAACAACGGCGTGCTGGTGGTCTCGTCCGCCGGTAACTCCGGTCCGTGTTCGGACTGCGTGGGCTACCCCGCGGCTTACAGCAACGCGATGGCCATCTCCTCGACCGACGAGGACGACTCGCTGTCGAGTTTCTCGTCGACCGGTTCCGAAATCGAACTCGCCGCGCCCGGCGGAAGCGTCTACTCGACCTACGCAGGCGGCGGCTACGACACCCTCTCGGGCACCTCGATGTCGTGTCCCCACGTTTCGGGCGCAGGTGCCCAGTTGATGGCCAACGGCGCGAGCAACACCGAGGCTCGGAGTACGCTCAAGAACACCGCCGAGGACATCGGTCTCGGCTCCAACGAGCAGGGTGCCGGCCTCCTCGACGTGGAAGCCGCCATCAACGGCGACACCGGCGGCGGTGGCGGCGGCGACTGTCTCGACGCGACCCAGTGGCCCAGCGGAACCGGGTCCAGCGGTAGCGAGAACATCGACGCCGTGACTGTCACGGGTCAGTTCTCGGAGAGTTCGGCGGACAACGCCTACGAGGACTTCACCTGTTCCGGACCCATCACGGTCAGCGCAGGCGGGTCGTTCGACATCGAACTCGACTTCTCGGACGGCGGCTACGACGGCCACTACGGGAACGTCTACGTGGACTGGGACCAGAACGGCGACTGGTCCACCGCGACCGAGACCCAAATCATGTCGAACGTGAACGACGACACCTCGACGTACACCGCGACGGTGGACGTGCCGAGCGACGCCGCGACGGGCCAGACGCTCGTTCGCGTCCGACTTAGCTGGAACAGCTTCGAGGAGCCGGGCGTCACGGGCGACTACGGCGAGGTCAACGACTTCACCGTCGAAGTCCAGTAA
- a CDS encoding RNA-binding protein, whose protein sequence is MEVKSRHHLRSDEVREIEDALADGLGVELNADTYELVELEDSEFELVLVDGDPAVLYYEEEPFLTVRGANEYPPQTRVVTVDAGAVSFVSDGADVMRPGITEADEDISAGDLVAIAEESHGKVLAIGRAQTEGSDMVGSEGKVVSSVHHVGDELYEFNV, encoded by the coding sequence ATGGAAGTCAAATCTCGTCACCACCTGCGGAGCGACGAGGTGCGGGAAATCGAAGACGCACTGGCCGACGGACTCGGCGTCGAGTTGAACGCCGACACCTACGAACTGGTCGAACTGGAGGACTCGGAGTTCGAACTCGTCCTCGTGGACGGCGACCCCGCCGTCCTCTACTACGAGGAGGAACCCTTCTTGACGGTCCGCGGCGCGAACGAGTACCCGCCCCAGACGCGAGTCGTCACGGTGGACGCCGGCGCGGTCTCGTTCGTCAGCGACGGCGCGGACGTGATGCGCCCCGGCATCACCGAGGCCGACGAGGACATCTCGGCGGGCGACCTCGTGGCCATCGCCGAGGAGTCCCACGGCAAGGTGCTGGCTATCGGCCGCGCCCAGACCGAGGGGTCGGACATGGTGGGTAGCGAGGGCAAGGTGGTCTCGTCGGTCCACCACGTCGGCGACGAACTGTACGAGTTCAACGTCTAG
- a CDS encoding riboflavin synthase, with translation MFTGIVEEQGEVTDVTVTDEGRRLRIEADEAARNLERGQSVSVSGVCLTVEDHGPGWFEVFLASETVAKTYLGEVEADDPVNLERAMPADGRFDGHVVQGHVDTTAEVVDIQQVGEDWEYEFAIPEGVGKYVVDKGSIAVDGISLTVAERGEETFSVAIIPETRDVTNLSEKTVGDPVHLEVDVIAKYAENLLEDAGFEVSDDADDGIAETLEH, from the coding sequence ATGTTTACCGGAATCGTTGAGGAGCAGGGCGAGGTCACCGACGTAACCGTCACCGACGAGGGCCGTCGCCTCCGAATCGAGGCCGACGAGGCCGCCCGAAATCTCGAACGCGGCCAGAGCGTCAGCGTCAGCGGGGTCTGCCTGACGGTCGAGGACCACGGTCCCGGTTGGTTCGAGGTCTTTCTCGCCAGCGAGACGGTCGCAAAGACCTACCTCGGCGAGGTTGAGGCGGACGACCCGGTGAACCTCGAACGCGCGATGCCCGCCGACGGGCGATTCGACGGGCACGTCGTGCAGGGCCACGTGGACACCACCGCCGAAGTAGTGGACATCCAGCAAGTGGGCGAGGACTGGGAATACGAGTTCGCCATCCCGGAGGGCGTCGGCAAGTACGTCGTGGACAAGGGGTCGATTGCGGTGGACGGCATCAGCCTCACTGTCGCCGAGCGCGGCGAGGAGACCTTCTCGGTCGCCATCATCCCGGAGACCCGCGACGTGACCAACCTCTCGGAGAAGACGGTCGGCGACCCGGTTCACCTCGAAGTGGACGTGATTGCGAAGTACGCCGAGAATCTGCTCGAAGACGCCGGGTTCGAGGTTTCGGACGACGCCGACGACGGAATCGCGGAGACGCTGGAACACTGA
- a CDS encoding DUF1028 domain-containing protein encodes MTFSICVREEYTDSDGTDQTRFGVAVTTRLPAVGTLCPFASESGAVATQSLVNVELGRKGIEYLDDGLAVEDALQALLNADEGASQRQLHGVDSEGTFVFSGDECKDWYGHIEGDSYTVAGNLLTGESVIEAVADEYEQSAPPRGAETSSAETRDGRDDDRPLAERLVDALSAGYAEGGDKREDLHVQSAALLVERTEEREMEPYYDDLRVDATETPIDDLRETYELASEGFEMAVERYEEAYDEDELDEAGDESPDGEATDE; translated from the coding sequence ATGACCTTCAGCATCTGCGTTCGGGAGGAGTACACCGATAGCGACGGCACCGACCAGACCAGATTCGGCGTGGCGGTCACGACACGCCTGCCGGCGGTCGGCACGCTCTGTCCCTTCGCCAGCGAGAGCGGCGCGGTAGCGACCCAGAGTCTGGTGAACGTCGAGTTGGGTCGGAAGGGTATCGAGTATCTGGACGACGGTTTGGCGGTCGAGGACGCCCTCCAAGCCCTGCTCAACGCAGACGAGGGCGCATCTCAGCGCCAACTCCACGGTGTCGATTCAGAGGGCACCTTCGTCTTCTCGGGCGACGAGTGCAAGGACTGGTACGGCCACATCGAGGGCGATAGCTACACCGTGGCCGGGAATCTCCTGACCGGCGAGTCGGTCATCGAGGCCGTGGCCGACGAATACGAGCAGAGCGCACCGCCCCGCGGCGCGGAAACGTCGAGCGCGGAGACGCGAGACGGGCGCGACGACGACCGGCCCCTCGCCGAGCGACTCGTGGACGCCCTCTCTGCGGGCTACGCCGAGGGCGGCGACAAGCGCGAGGACCTCCACGTCCAGAGCGCGGCCCTGCTGGTCGAGCGCACCGAGGAGCGCGAGATGGAACCCTACTACGACGATTTGCGAGTGGACGCCACCGAGACGCCCATCGACGACCTGCGGGAAACCTACGAACTCGCCAGCGAGGGCTTCGAGATGGCGGTCGAACGCTACGAAGAAGCCTACGACGAGGACGAACTCGACGAGGCCGGCGACGAGTCGCCAGACGGCGAAGCGACCGACGAGTAG
- a CDS encoding DUF6432 family protein: MKAKREYRDREEVEVAVLDALVDRNDDGMTVFEIRSRVDADIDELETALANLKDDGLISANEGDHRTLITPDEQVIPDPDEEVEEPSFVDKIIERLPL, encoded by the coding sequence ATGAAGGCAAAGCGGGAGTATCGGGACCGCGAGGAGGTCGAAGTCGCGGTACTCGACGCGCTCGTGGACCGGAACGACGACGGGATGACGGTCTTCGAGATTCGCTCGCGGGTGGACGCCGACATCGACGAACTCGAAACCGCGCTCGCTAACCTGAAAGACGACGGCCTCATCTCTGCCAACGAGGGCGACCACCGGACGCTCATCACCCCCGACGAGCAAGTGATTCCCGACCCCGACGAGGAGGTCGAGGAACCCTCGTTCGTGGACAAGATTATCGAGCGCCTGCCGCTTTAG
- a CDS encoding cell division protein SepF, with amino-acid sequence MGFMSKILGDRDAHTAEDYVELNLDDFDTASSDAAMQVHIAEIQGQQDVIAIKDAIYDGDLVVADITRLRTEDTTVERITNELQQVAREVDGDIVQKGDDQILVTPTGVKISREKLTR; translated from the coding sequence ATGGGCTTCATGAGCAAGATTCTCGGCGACCGGGACGCACACACCGCCGAGGACTACGTCGAACTCAATCTCGACGACTTCGACACGGCGTCGAGCGACGCCGCGATGCAGGTCCACATCGCCGAGATTCAGGGCCAGCAGGACGTAATCGCTATCAAAGACGCTATCTACGACGGCGACCTCGTAGTCGCGGACATCACCCGACTCCGGACCGAGGACACCACGGTCGAACGCATCACCAACGAACTCCAGCAGGTCGCCCGCGAAGTTGACGGCGACATCGTTCAGAAGGGCGACGACCAGATTCTGGTCACGCCGACCGGCGTGAAAATCAGCAGAGAGAAGTTGACGCGCTGA
- a CDS encoding DUF402 domain-containing protein, with the protein MSRVRIRGIYTTALTERLREEFDVVQASPPIRRRFDADFPAEEYDASVETTDDRQGAGIVGDPEAVEAIAEVLAGLGIDTFQWTDPAPRGAIFDGVVTETLGGGAVVNLGDREGYLSFGKIDRRVHEDDRVRVQVQDPAAPWADRRPTLGTEMQAFGGVASLSKGIDRIVASGDEATKTELARTTEMLPTEVPDDWGVRWEYPAGDAGMDAMDDALGAAVERAEAIDADLADAPDSPEEGDRDLPRKLSAPEATTWCWFGRESRFALDDERRAVTTTMPGHHRVKSAHKSASAAVDFVEDLWTETDALGGDEGEGGTDEFPTGAALRQFGPSAGDRLEIRHGKPDGRCFSLGRGEVSECLPDEGKVTVRRQMSGRGTYDALGTDRESGDVAITKFREGRWWYPTVYKSEEGRSKGTYVNVCTPVELFPDSARYVDLHVDVVKTPDGEVRRVDDDELDEAVEAGDISESLAEKARNVAGSVERALK; encoded by the coding sequence ATGAGTAGGGTCCGGATTCGCGGTATCTACACCACCGCGCTGACCGAGCGCCTCCGCGAGGAGTTCGACGTCGTGCAGGCCTCGCCCCCGATTCGGCGGCGCTTCGACGCCGACTTTCCGGCCGAGGAGTACGACGCCAGCGTCGAGACCACCGACGACCGGCAGGGCGCGGGCATCGTCGGCGACCCGGAAGCGGTCGAAGCGATTGCCGAGGTCCTCGCCGGCCTCGGTATCGACACCTTCCAGTGGACCGACCCGGCCCCCCGAGGAGCAATCTTCGACGGCGTCGTCACCGAGACGCTCGGCGGCGGCGCAGTCGTGAATTTGGGCGACCGGGAGGGCTACCTCTCCTTCGGGAAGATAGACCGGCGAGTCCACGAGGACGACCGAGTTCGGGTGCAGGTTCAGGACCCCGCGGCCCCGTGGGCCGACAGGCGGCCCACTCTCGGCACCGAGATGCAGGCGTTCGGCGGGGTGGCTAGTCTCTCGAAGGGCATCGACCGAATCGTTGCCTCGGGCGACGAGGCCACCAAGACCGAACTCGCCCGAACCACCGAGATGCTTCCGACCGAGGTCCCCGACGACTGGGGCGTCCGGTGGGAGTACCCTGCCGGGGACGCCGGGATGGACGCGATGGACGACGCGCTCGGGGCGGCAGTCGAACGGGCCGAGGCAATCGACGCGGACCTCGCGGACGCGCCGGATAGCCCGGAGGAGGGAGACCGGGACCTACCCCGGAAACTCTCTGCGCCCGAGGCCACGACGTGGTGCTGGTTCGGCCGGGAGTCCAGATTCGCGCTGGACGACGAGCGCCGGGCCGTGACCACGACCATGCCGGGCCACCACCGAGTCAAGTCCGCCCACAAGTCCGCGAGCGCGGCGGTCGATTTCGTGGAGGACCTCTGGACCGAGACAGACGCGCTCGGCGGCGACGAGGGCGAAGGCGGGACCGACGAGTTCCCGACCGGCGCGGCGCTCCGGCAGTTCGGCCCCTCGGCGGGCGACCGCCTCGAAATCCGCCACGGCAAGCCGGACGGTCGGTGTTTCTCGCTGGGCCGCGGGGAAGTCTCGGAGTGTCTCCCGGACGAGGGCAAGGTCACGGTCCGCCGGCAGATGTCGGGCCGAGGAACCTACGACGCGCTGGGGACCGACCGCGAGTCGGGCGACGTGGCAATCACCAAGTTCCGCGAGGGCAGGTGGTGGTACCCGACGGTCTACAAGAGCGAGGAGGGTCGGAGCAAGGGCACCTACGTCAACGTCTGCACGCCGGTCGAGTTGTTCCCCGACTCGGCGCGGTACGTGGACCTCCACGTTGACGTGGTGAAGACGCCCGACGGCGAGGTCCGGCGCGTGGACGACGACGAACTGGACGAAGCGGTCGAAGCGGGCGACATCTCCGAATCGCTCGCCGAAAAAGCCCGGAACGTCGCGGGAAGCGTCGAGCGTGCGCTGAAGTAG
- a CDS encoding S8 family serine peptidase → MADNNSGLSRRNVLKVAGSAVAGAGLAGLAGATGQVEVNVGFASERGRQDTLKKADETVRQFESLDIVTAKMPAKAAQGLQNNPNIRYVEKNGKVHAHAQTLPWGIDRVDADVAHSNGDTGSGADIAILDTGIDKDHPDLKANLGNGKDFSGKGTWNDGDGHGTHCAGIANAVNNTEGVVGVSTEATLHAGKVLGDDGSGSFSDVAAGIEWTANKGYDVASLSLGASSGTSTLRDAVDYAYNNGVLVVSSAGNSGPCSDCVGYPAAYSNAMAISSTDEDDGLSSFSSTGSEIELAAPGGSVYSTYAGGGYNTLSGTSMSCPHVSGAGAQLMATGMSNTEARSALKNNAEDIGLGTNEQGAGLLDVEAALAGDGGGGGGGTGDTAPAVDSLSATSASNGGWARFDVSWSVSDADGDLASVDLELVQSTTVDSTTTSVSGSNGSGSARLEEKKGSGTYDVTLTVTDSKGNTATQTTTVSA, encoded by the coding sequence GTGGCAGATAATAACAGCGGACTTTCGAGGAGAAATGTACTTAAGGTCGCCGGAAGCGCGGTTGCTGGGGCGGGACTCGCCGGACTCGCCGGAGCGACGGGGCAGGTAGAGGTCAACGTCGGCTTCGCGTCCGAGCGCGGTCGGCAGGACACCCTCAAGAAGGCCGACGAGACGGTGCGACAGTTCGAGTCGCTCGACATCGTGACGGCCAAGATGCCCGCGAAGGCGGCCCAAGGGCTTCAGAACAACCCGAACATCCGGTACGTCGAGAAGAACGGCAAAGTTCACGCTCACGCCCAGACCCTGCCGTGGGGCATCGACCGCGTGGACGCCGACGTGGCGCACTCCAACGGTGACACCGGCAGTGGTGCCGACATCGCCATCCTCGACACTGGTATCGACAAAGACCACCCCGACCTGAAAGCCAACCTCGGCAACGGGAAGGACTTCTCCGGCAAGGGCACGTGGAACGACGGCGACGGTCACGGTACCCACTGTGCGGGTATCGCCAACGCTGTCAACAACACTGAGGGTGTCGTCGGTGTCTCCACCGAGGCCACGCTCCACGCTGGCAAGGTGCTGGGCGACGACGGGAGCGGTTCGTTCTCGGACGTTGCCGCCGGTATCGAGTGGACCGCCAACAAGGGCTACGACGTTGCGAGCCTGAGCCTCGGCGCGAGTTCCGGAACCTCGACCCTCCGCGACGCCGTGGACTACGCCTACAACAACGGCGTGCTGGTGGTCTCCTCGGCAGGTAACTCCGGTCCGTGTTCGGACTGTGTTGGTTACCCCGCGGCCTACAGCAACGCGATGGCTATCTCCTCGACCGACGAGGACGACGGACTATCGAGTTTCTCGTCGACCGGTTCGGAAATCGAACTCGCCGCGCCCGGCGGAAGCGTCTACTCGACCTACGCAGGCGGCGGCTACAACACCCTCTCGGGCACCTCGATGTCGTGTCCCCACGTCTCCGGTGCGGGTGCCCAACTCATGGCCACTGGCATGTCCAACACCGAGGCCCGGAGCGCCCTCAAGAACAACGCCGAGGACATCGGTCTCGGCACCAACGAGCAGGGTGCCGGTCTCCTCGACGTGGAAGCCGCGCTCGCCGGTGACGGCGGCGGCGGTGGCGGCGGCACGGGCGACACCGCGCCCGCCGTGGACTCGCTCTCGGCCACGAGTGCCAGCAACGGTGGCTGGGCACGCTTCGACGTGAGTTGGAGCGTCTCGGACGCCGACGGCGACCTCGCGTCGGTCGACCTCGAACTCGTCCAATCCACGACCGTCGATTCGACCACCACGTCGGTCAGTGGCTCCAACGGGTCGGGGTCGGCCCGACTGGAGGAGAAGAAGGGAAGCGGCACCTACGACGTGACGCTCACCGTCACCGACTCGAAGGGCAACACGGCCACCCAGACCACGACCGTCTCGGCCTGA